Genomic segment of Nostoc sp. TCL240-02:
GGCAATTGGAATCTGCACTCTCTTTTTCTCCCTCTTTACCTTTATCTATTTCTGCCAGACAAAATTGGTTAGTATTTGCGGCGGCGGTATTTTTGGTATCAGTGCCAGTATTTGTAGAAGCGCCAATAGTGCGATCGCTACCAACTCTCAGTTTAGCGCTGACAGCATTTTGGGTGTGGCTAAGTTTTACCTTAATGTCACGTCCTGCAACATACATCTGGGGCGATTTGCTCTTAGGGTTTAGCTGGAGTTGGTTAGCAGGCGCGATTTACTGGGGCTGGTTACGTTGGGAACCCGTATGGCATCTACCAGTAGAATCTATAGGATTACCGTTTGCTTGCTGGTGTCTAGCGAAGAATTGGGGTAAGGTTGGTAGCTGGTTTTATTTAGGATCTTTACTCGGTACTGTTTTAACAGACGTATATTTTTATCTAGTAGACTTGATGCCTTACTGGAGGCAAATTATGAGAGTGGATGCAGATTTAGCACCACAAATCTTACAAAATGCCCTGATGCAAGTACAAACACCTTGGGGACAAACTTGGGCTATAGTTCTCGCGTTAATGCTGTTAACAGTTGGGATTTTCGCTTTAGGTGGAAAGCAAAGACACTGGTATGCCTTTGGTGGCGCAGTTTTAAGCACCATTTTGGTAGACAGCCTGTTTTTGTTAGCTGCGATCGCAGCGTGAAGGAGACAGGACGCAGGACGCTTCTATTACCAAAACTTTTTCTAGTCAGCCTACAGCACATCAAGAATGATGCTGTAGATAAGTAATTAGTTAAGAAATATTACATAACAGTCCATTACCCTCAAGTCTTCTTGCTAGGGTTTTTGGTATTAGACATCGACGGTTTCGTATCTGCTTAAAAGGTAAAATCAGCAACCCCGAAAAGATTTCATCTTGCAGGGAATACTACCAGGATCGTTGATATAAGGCTATTACAGCTATGTAGCCACTGCGATCGCGATAAAAATTTTTGTCAAAACCACAGTCAAACCCAGTAACAGTAAATATTGTGGATATTAATACGCTGTATATTAGTTTCTGATGACTGCTGTGTTGATTAAGCTATCAGGTTTTGTTCTTTGTCCTTTGTCCTGTGTCCTCTAACGTAGACGCATTAGCGGCTTCCCGCAGGGTATGACCAATGACCAATGACTAATGACCAATTACGGCTGTTAGCTTAAAATTTTTATTTCTGTTTGATGGAAAGAGGTAGAAAATCGTGAAAGGATTGGCGCGTTTATTAACAGTGTTTAGTTTGTTACTTAGTTGCTGGGGATGGTTGGGAACAACTCAGATAGCCCAAGCTGCTAGTTTCAACAGTTTTGCTTTTCCTCAAGTCCCAATTTTGGCAATTGAGCGGCAGAATCGGGCAGATAAGAAGCTAGGAACGGAATTTGGGAAAAAAATTGATTTGAATAATACCAACGTCCGAGCTTTTCAACAGTTTCCAGGGCTTTATCCCACTTTGGCTAAGAAAATCATCACAAATGCTCCCTACAAAAATGTAGAGGATGTATTGGATCTTCCAGGATTGAGCGATCGCCAAAAAGCAACCCTGCAAGCCAACTTGGATAAGTTTACCGTGACAGAATTAGAGCCTGCCTTCAACGAAGGAGACGATCGCTTTAACAACGGTATCTACAGATAAGTTGCAGTTAATCTAGCAAATAGTAGCCCACTCCTGATTCTAGGGAGTGGGATTATTCTATTAAAGATAAAGAAAGACAAGAAGGACAAAGTAAAATTTTTTCCTTGTCTCCCCCTGCTCCCTTCCCCCTATCCCCTCCCCCCTCCCTCATTACCTTGCCTGAGATAATTCCTAGCCAATTTGATGTCTTAGTAGTCGGCGCTGGCGCTGCTGGACTATACACAGCGCTGTGTCTACCAGAGTCCTTACGAGTCGGCTTGATTACCAAAGAAACTGTTGCTTTGTCCGCTAGTGATTGGGCACAAGGTGGTATTGCCGCAGCCGTTTCCCCGGAAGATTCTCCTACGCTACACATTGAAGATACGATCCGGGCAGGTGCAGGTTTGTGCGATCGCACCGCTGTAGAATTTCTCGCCCAACTTGCTCCTAACTGCATTCAATCCCTAGTTAACTTGGGAGTTGCTTTTGACCGTCATGGTCAAGCCTTGGCTTTAACTTTAGAAGCTGCCCACTCTCGCAACCGCGTTCTCCACGCTGCGGATACCACAGGCAGGGAAGTTACAACCACTCTCACCACTCAAGTATTACGTCGCCCGAATATTCAAGTCATTCAGCAAGCTTTAGCTTTGAGTTTGTGGATTGAACCCGAAAGCAAGCGCTGTCAGGGAATAAGCCTGTTTTATCAAGGTAAAATCACATGGATTAAAGCTGGTGCTGTAATATTAGCAACTGGCGGTGGCGGTCAAGTATTTGCCCAAACCACTAACCCGGCTGTGAGTACAGGTGATGGGGTAGCGATCGCATATCGGGCTGGGGCTATTCTCCGCGATTTGGAATTTGTGCAATTTCACCCCACTGCACTGACTAAAACTGGTGCCGATCGCTTCCTTATTAGCGAAGCTGTACGCGGCGAGGGGGCACACCTTGTTGATAATGAAGGGCGGCGTTTTGCCTTTGACTATCATCCTGCGGGTGAACTCGCCCCCAGAGATGTGGTCAGTAGAGCAATTTTTAGCCATTTACAACGTACCGCCGTTGATTTGGCCACTGCCCATGTGTGGTTGGATATGCGCCCCATCCCTGCCGACAAGATTCGTCACCGCTTTCCTAACATCATTAAAGTTTGTCAGCATTGGGGAGTTGATGTTTTCCACGAACCAATTCCTGTAGCGCCTGCTGCCCATTACTGGATGGGTGGGATTGTCGCGGATCTGATGAATCGCACAAATATCCCTGGTTTGTACGCGGTGGGTGAAACCGCTAGTACCGGGGTGCATGGGGCAAATCGCCTTGCCAGTAATTCCCTGCTGGAATGTATTGTGTTTGGGGCCCAAATGAGCCAAATTGAGTTGGAAAATATCGGGTTGCCGTTAGAAATACCAATGTTGCCATCACGGAAATTTAGCGTTGATCCTAGTGAATGGCACATCCAGCAAGCACAACTAGAAGCACTCAGAGAGAAGTTACCGCGTCTAGTGTGGGAAAATGCTGGTATTTGTCGAGAGCAATCAAAGTTGGAAACTGCGATCGCCACTGTTGAATCTTGGCAGCAAGATTTTGCTGCTTTGCCTTTAAGTCAATTCTTGCTTGGTTTACGCCCAGCAGAACCAGCTAGTTTTGACTTACCAAATGTTGAACGACAATTGCGACTTTGGGCAGAAACCCGCAATTTATTAGATGTGGCTGATTTAATTCTCAAAAGTGCTGCTTTTAGAACCGAGAGCCGAGGAGGACACTACCGTTTAGACTATCCTCAATCAGACCCAAATTGGCAAGTTCACACACTTGTCCAAACAAATCATTGGTGGAAATCTCCAATATTATCTTGAACATTCTTCTGTCCCGCATTCCTCATCGTAATTATGGGCGGAGTTAGGGAGAGCCTTATTCTAGTATTATTTTTAATAAACTACCCTTGCTATCTTCCAAAGGAACTAGACTCGCTAACCCTGTCGGCGGAAATTTCAGCCCGTTCTTTTTGGGATATTTCCAAGGAACAGATGTGATGTCTAAGATATGAGCCCCTTTATAGCGCTGCTTTACCACAATCTAAAATCAAAAATGGCCATCAGCGAGTACCGCTACCATGCTGACTGTCAGGACCACCATAATTTGGTGGGATATATGTGTCTTTTAAATTTGGAGAATTGACTTTGTGGGCGATTAAAGTATTACTGCTAGTAGTAATAACAGTATTAGCACTTGCAGTACCGAATAGGCTCGTGCAAGCGGCAAATTTAGGTAATAATATGTAAGCACTTATACAGAGTATCATGACCTTTGTGAATCGGAAGTTAGTTTTCATTGGTTTCAGTAAATTTACTATTTTTTCATTTCAAACGTATTTTTATTGACTAACGTATATTTACTGATACTTTTTTCAAAAATATTTGAACTTTATTAAATTATTTCTAATACTTTACAAGTGATTGTGGTGTTTACTTGTACGATATCCTTAAATTGCTGGTATTAAATAGTTTTTATACTTAAGTAATATTCTTAATTAGCCATTTTTACATCAGTCTAAAGTTAGATATGTTGATGGATTGCTATAAGCGTTTTGTTTAATTCACGATTTATTAATAATATCTTATATACTTTTAAGTATTAACACTATATTTGCCGAATCAAAATTTCAAAAAATATAAAAAAATACTTATTTTCTTGTATAGTTATGTTTTGACTATAATAAAGATATATAAAGATAAAATAACATAATTGTTAGATTATAAGGATTTTAAAAACTATGGAACTATAGAATACCCTTATAATTCCGTATAACATCAGTATATTTTTGTTTGTAAAAGTAATTACATAAAAATCGAAAAAAATTATTTTTCTAATTAATTCTGATGATGAATTCCTTTTTCACTTATCTTCTTAGTTTTAGTCATCAGTCCCAAAAGCCTTGCTAAATCTCTATCTTGACTAAAAAACTACCTCTAGTTATATACGAAATGCTTTTTCAAAATAGTGCCTTGCACATATTTAAAGTCCACATTCCTAATTTAACGGTAAAATTTTTTACTATAGGGAGAAAAATATGGAGACTTACCTCTTAACTAATTAAGCAAACTCGTAGCGATTTTTACCCAGATGCTTGGCACGATACATTGCTGCATCTGCTTGTTTGATCAAATTTTCACTATCTTGGCTGTTGTATGGGTAGACACTTATACCAATACTGGCAGAGATTCGGATTGCATAGCCATCCAAAACAATTGGCTTGGTAATACTGCTTAAAATTTTTTCGGCGACTTTAGCAGCTATCTGGACATTAGGAATTGCCCGCAAAATTATAGTAAATTCATCGCCACCCAAGCGAGAAACTGTATCACTAGCGCGTAAAGAGTTGCTGAGTCTTCCAGCGATAGTCATTAGCAAGCGATCGCCCGTCTCGTGACCCAAAGTATCATTAACTTGCTTAAAGCCATCTAGATCGATAAACAGCAGTCCCAACAACAGGTTATTGTGTTGCGCCCAATGTAACGACTCATAAAGCTGTTCGGCAAAAAATTTGCGATTGGATAAACCAGTGAGGGGGTCGTGATACGCTAAATAACGCAAGTGGTCTTCTTTGAGCTTTAATTCATTGTTAGAGCGGAATAGTTCAGCAGCAGTTCGCTTCAGCTGCTCCTCCATTAGCTTGCGCTGAGTAATATCTCGGATAACTCCAACTAAAAAGAAATTGCCAGCTGAGTCTTTATGCAGCGATCGCTTAGTCGCAATTTGATGAGTCTGTCCATCTGCATTTGTAAATTCTTCTTCATGTTCCTGGGGTTTTTGAGTTCGGAACACCAGATCGTCCTGTTGTCGAAACACATCAGCTTCATGCTTAGGGAAAAAGTCATAGTCTGACTTTTCAATCAACAACTTATTCGGATAACCAATAAATCGACAATAGGCTTCATTTAAAACAATCCACTGATGTTGTTCATTTTTGACAAAAATTGGATCGGGAATTGTGTTGATTACGTGATGCAAAAATTCTTTAGAACGTTTCCGCTCTTCCTGAATATGGGCAATATGACTGGTCATCCAAATAGCTGAACTGCCAAAGCTAAACAGTGAGGGAAGGAGCGGTATCCACCAACCGTACAAAAAAGTAATGTATGTGGTCAGGGTCAATACAAAGCAAGAAACTAGTATACAAAGCAGACTTCTAGTAGCGTGTCGTATCCGCCATGTCGTCACAGCTCCCAGATAAGACCAAATAAAAATCCACAAGTATTCCATCAAGTCAGACCAAAATTTGAATAATGGTCGTCCATCAACAGCAGCAGAGATTAACTCACTAACAAAATAAGCTTGCAGTTGAATGCCGGGTACAGGCTTTGCTGTACCTATTAGATTGCTGGAATATGGAATGAATACAAAATCCTGGAGACTGGGTGCAGTGGAGCCAATCAGTATAATCCGATCTTTGATTAAATTTTCTTGGACTTTATCTGCCAGTACATCTTTTATCGATACCTGGCGAAAACTACATAATTCTCCAGATGAACTTTGACATTTAGGTTTAGGAAAATTGGTCAGAATTTGATATCCTCTATCATCAGCCCTCACATAAGCACCATCATCACCCTCAAAACGAGTAAATGATGCCTTACCCAATTGCAAGTACTTAGGGTTGCTTTTTGCTTTAGTGGGAATAATTCCCTTTGGCTTTAAATACAATAAAGCCAACTTCAGAGCAAAACTTTCGTGTAATTGATTATCAACGTGCCAATACAACAAACTGCGGCGTACTTTACCATCAAGATCGTACAGCACATTATTAAAGCCAACTTGATCCTTATTTAGTCCCTGTGGAGGCAAAACACTAAAGTTTTTGTTTTTGTCATTTGCCAGTAGTTCAATACCAATTAAATTGGGCATTGACTTATAAGTATTACGCAGTTCTTGATTACCAGGCTCTACTGGTAAATTTCTGTAGAGATCTAAGCCAATAGCACGGGGTTTGTGGACATTTAATTTTTGCAACAACAGTGCAATTTTCGCATCTGGAATCGGCCACAAACGTATTTCGTTTAAATATGCTTCATTAATCACTACAATTGTAATACGCTCTTCCGGTGGTTCATTTGGACGTAAGCGAAACAATTGATCCAAAGCTGCAAACTCCAAAGATTGCAATAATCCGATGGAGTGCAACAGCACGACGCAGACTGCAATGCTGACGGCAGTAATCAATTCTCTGTGTCCTCGACTAAGCGATTGTTTGAGTCTCAAGACTAACTTTACAAAACGCTTGTCTAGTTGCTGATTCATTCCCATTACCTAGTGGGGAGAAATATTCTCTATTTCCGATAGCTATTAACTATCGGACTAACATAGCTCAAAGGAGAGCTAAATAGAGTTTCTAAGAGTTTGTTCAACTCCGTAAGATTTTTCAAGCTATCCTGATATTTGTGATGTATTAGCATATATTGAGGCCAATTATCTTACCAAACGCCAACTGGAACTTTTTTGGCTATCAGCACAAATTAAGTATAAATCTTGATTAATTTCCTTCAGCTTTAGGTGTTTGCGGATAAAAGGAGCAGCAAAATTGGTTATTGATTATTAGACAAGACTTATTATCTATCACCAAAAACAAAAAAGCCAACTGGAAACAGACCTTGCTGTATTCATCCAGTTGA
This window contains:
- a CDS encoding DUF3120 domain-containing protein, which produces MINNTLSSYTASTPSIDTELDLADTGQNGIRQLESALSFSPSLPLSISARQNWLVFAAAVFLVSVPVFVEAPIVRSLPTLSLALTAFWVWLSFTLMSRPATYIWGDLLLGFSWSWLAGAIYWGWLRWEPVWHLPVESIGLPFACWCLAKNWGKVGSWFYLGSLLGTVLTDVYFYLVDLMPYWRQIMRVDADLAPQILQNALMQVQTPWGQTWAIVLALMLLTVGIFALGGKQRHWYAFGGAVLSTILVDSLFLLAAIAA
- a CDS encoding CHASE2 domain-containing protein, coding for MNQQLDKRFVKLVLRLKQSLSRGHRELITAVSIAVCVVLLHSIGLLQSLEFAALDQLFRLRPNEPPEERITIVVINEAYLNEIRLWPIPDAKIALLLQKLNVHKPRAIGLDLYRNLPVEPGNQELRNTYKSMPNLIGIELLANDKNKNFSVLPPQGLNKDQVGFNNVLYDLDGKVRRSLLYWHVDNQLHESFALKLALLYLKPKGIIPTKAKSNPKYLQLGKASFTRFEGDDGAYVRADDRGYQILTNFPKPKCQSSSGELCSFRQVSIKDVLADKVQENLIKDRIILIGSTAPSLQDFVFIPYSSNLIGTAKPVPGIQLQAYFVSELISAAVDGRPLFKFWSDLMEYLWIFIWSYLGAVTTWRIRHATRSLLCILVSCFVLTLTTYITFLYGWWIPLLPSLFSFGSSAIWMTSHIAHIQEERKRSKEFLHHVINTIPDPIFVKNEQHQWIVLNEAYCRFIGYPNKLLIEKSDYDFFPKHEADVFRQQDDLVFRTQKPQEHEEEFTNADGQTHQIATKRSLHKDSAGNFFLVGVIRDITQRKLMEEQLKRTAAELFRSNNELKLKEDHLRYLAYHDPLTGLSNRKFFAEQLYESLHWAQHNNLLLGLLFIDLDGFKQVNDTLGHETGDRLLMTIAGRLSNSLRASDTVSRLGGDEFTIILRAIPNVQIAAKVAEKILSSITKPIVLDGYAIRISASIGISVYPYNSQDSENLIKQADAAMYRAKHLGKNRYEFA
- the nadB gene encoding L-aspartate oxidase, producing MPEIIPSQFDVLVVGAGAAGLYTALCLPESLRVGLITKETVALSASDWAQGGIAAAVSPEDSPTLHIEDTIRAGAGLCDRTAVEFLAQLAPNCIQSLVNLGVAFDRHGQALALTLEAAHSRNRVLHAADTTGREVTTTLTTQVLRRPNIQVIQQALALSLWIEPESKRCQGISLFYQGKITWIKAGAVILATGGGGQVFAQTTNPAVSTGDGVAIAYRAGAILRDLEFVQFHPTALTKTGADRFLISEAVRGEGAHLVDNEGRRFAFDYHPAGELAPRDVVSRAIFSHLQRTAVDLATAHVWLDMRPIPADKIRHRFPNIIKVCQHWGVDVFHEPIPVAPAAHYWMGGIVADLMNRTNIPGLYAVGETASTGVHGANRLASNSLLECIVFGAQMSQIELENIGLPLEIPMLPSRKFSVDPSEWHIQQAQLEALREKLPRLVWENAGICREQSKLETAIATVESWQQDFAALPLSQFLLGLRPAEPASFDLPNVERQLRLWAETRNLLDVADLILKSAAFRTESRGGHYRLDYPQSDPNWQVHTLVQTNHWWKSPILS
- the psbU gene encoding photosystem II complex extrinsic protein PsbU, which translates into the protein MKGLARLLTVFSLLLSCWGWLGTTQIAQAASFNSFAFPQVPILAIERQNRADKKLGTEFGKKIDLNNTNVRAFQQFPGLYPTLAKKIITNAPYKNVEDVLDLPGLSDRQKATLQANLDKFTVTELEPAFNEGDDRFNNGIYR